The following coding sequences are from one Granulicella arctica window:
- a CDS encoding IS481 family transposase, whose product MGQLLHRSATTTEAVRRAIQHSQESMRALAQRHGINPKTVAKWKKRETTADRRAGPTVPRSTVLSVEQEAIIVAFRKHTLLPLDDCLYALQATIPQLTRSSLHRCLERHGISRLPDVEGDKPRRKKFDTYPIGFFHIDLAEVRTAEGKLYLFVAIDRTSKFAVVELVEKADMRAAAAFLEALVEAVPYRIHTVLTDNGIQFADLPKNRQGPTARFRGHPFDRLCFVHGIEHRLTKPNHPWTNGQVERMNRTIKDATVKRYFYDTHNQLKAHLNDFLRVYNFARRLKTLKGLTPYEYLCKLWTQTPDRFTLNPIHQRPGLNR is encoded by the coding sequence ATGGGACAGCTTCTACACCGGAGCGCCACAACGACAGAGGCGGTCCGTCGAGCGATACAACATAGTCAAGAGAGCATGAGGGCTTTAGCCCAGCGTCACGGCATCAACCCGAAGACGGTCGCCAAGTGGAAGAAGCGCGAGACCACGGCGGATCGCCGCGCCGGCCCAACCGTACCGAGATCGACCGTTCTGTCCGTCGAACAGGAAGCGATCATCGTAGCGTTTCGCAAGCACACGCTGCTGCCGCTCGACGACTGCCTTTATGCTCTCCAAGCTACGATCCCTCAGCTCACTCGCTCTTCCCTTCATCGGTGTTTGGAGCGTCACGGTATCAGCCGGCTGCCTGATGTTGAAGGCGACAAGCCCAGGAGGAAGAAGTTCGACACCTATCCGATCGGCTTCTTCCACATCGACCTGGCCGAGGTAAGAACCGCGGAAGGCAAGCTCTACCTGTTCGTGGCCATCGACCGTACCTCGAAGTTCGCTGTCGTCGAGCTCGTCGAGAAGGCAGATATGCGAGCTGCGGCAGCGTTCCTTGAAGCACTCGTCGAGGCCGTTCCGTATCGCATCCACACCGTGCTCACCGACAACGGCATCCAGTTCGCCGATCTGCCGAAGAACCGCCAGGGACCAACGGCACGCTTCCGCGGACACCCCTTCGACCGGCTCTGCTTCGTTCATGGAATCGAACACCGCCTCACCAAGCCCAACCATCCATGGACAAACGGGCAGGTCGAACGCATGAATCGCACCATCAAGGACGCTACCGTCAAGCGATACTTCTACGACACCCACAACCAACTCAAAGCGCACTTGAACGACTTCCTCAGAGTCTACAACTTCGCCCGTAGACTCAAGACCCTCAAAGGACTCACGCCCTACGAATACCTCTGTAAACTCTGGACTCAAACCCCAGACAGATTTACCCTCAATCCAATCCATCAAAGGCCGGGACTAAACAGGTAG
- a CDS encoding sensor histidine kinase, giving the protein MTIIAGIAASAVCAVMLSVFFEQITRPLQTLSNVVAALREDDFTFRARGARRGDSLGDLALEINALASTLQHQRSTAVDALTLVELVMTSMQSPVLAFDAASVLLLLNPAAERAFSLQRVRAIGCTADELGLSSLVRISDQQLYGGDSGRDTMNSAESPDSGRWSVYRTSFRLHGVPHTLFVLADVGAALREEERLAWQRLIRVLSHEINNSLTPIKSIAGSLRSRMPSTDLEEGSRYAEHASRQREFERGLAVIEDRADSLNRFLQAYQKLSRLPAPNLQPTELMPLISRVIQLETRLPVQLEGGPDVLVQADPDQLQQLLINLIRNAADAALAPEAEGTDRTPWVAIKWTIAATQAVLRIDDNGPGLLNTANLFVPFYTTKPGGTGVGLVLAQQIATAHRGSITLRNRESLTGCSAEIRLPVSDR; this is encoded by the coding sequence GTGACAATCATTGCCGGTATTGCGGCTTCGGCTGTGTGTGCAGTGATGCTATCGGTGTTCTTTGAGCAGATAACGCGGCCGCTACAGACGCTCTCAAACGTGGTTGCCGCACTACGAGAGGATGATTTCACCTTTCGCGCTCGTGGTGCGCGGCGTGGGGATTCGTTGGGCGATCTTGCGCTTGAGATCAACGCGCTCGCCAGCACCCTACAGCATCAGCGATCAACGGCTGTCGATGCGCTCACGCTGGTCGAACTTGTCATGACGTCCATGCAATCGCCTGTGCTAGCCTTCGATGCCGCGTCAGTGCTTCTTTTGCTCAACCCCGCGGCGGAGCGCGCTTTTTCACTCCAGCGTGTGCGTGCCATTGGGTGTACGGCAGATGAGCTTGGCCTTAGCTCGTTAGTCAGGATTTCCGATCAGCAGCTTTACGGAGGGGATTCAGGCCGAGACACAATGAACTCCGCCGAATCTCCCGACAGTGGGCGTTGGTCCGTCTATCGCACCAGCTTCCGACTGCATGGTGTTCCGCATACGCTGTTTGTGCTGGCCGATGTAGGGGCGGCATTGCGCGAGGAGGAACGCCTCGCGTGGCAGCGACTGATCCGTGTCCTCAGCCACGAGATCAACAATTCTCTTACGCCGATTAAATCGATCGCAGGAAGTTTGCGATCTCGTATGCCTTCGACCGATCTCGAAGAGGGGTCGCGATATGCAGAGCACGCATCGCGCCAGCGCGAGTTCGAACGAGGACTGGCCGTTATCGAGGATCGCGCAGACTCTCTAAACCGCTTTCTTCAGGCCTATCAGAAACTCTCGCGACTTCCTGCTCCCAATCTACAGCCTACAGAACTCATGCCTCTCATCTCGCGGGTCATTCAATTGGAGACGAGGCTTCCAGTGCAGCTTGAAGGAGGTCCGGATGTTCTCGTGCAGGCTGATCCAGATCAATTACAGCAACTCCTCATCAATCTAATTCGCAACGCAGCAGACGCTGCGCTGGCCCCGGAGGCCGAAGGCACAGATCGGACCCCGTGGGTTGCAATTAAGTGGACGATCGCTGCGACGCAGGCTGTACTACGCATCGATGACAATGGCCCTGGGCTTTTGAATACGGCAAACCTTTTCGTTCCGTTCTACACCACCAAACCAGGTGGGACTGGGGTAGGGCTGGTCCTAGCACAACAGATAGCTACCGCGCACAGGGGGAGCATCACGCTTCGTAATCGCGAAAGTCTGACGGGATGCTCAGCAGAGATCCGCCTACCGGTCTCCGACCGATAA
- a CDS encoding sigma-54-dependent transcriptional regulator, which translates to MTMDPATNPLRSCRLLIADDQPSILEALEILLTPEGYRLDTLRTPALVLECLNSNEFDGILIDLNYTRDTTSGREGLDLLASIRERDSKIPVIVMTAWGNVDLAVEAMRRGANDFIQKPWDNPRLLTILRTQLELHRAQKRSEWLEAENRILRADGAPDFIATAPSMHPVVELMSRIGPSDANVLITGEHGTGKEIVTQTLHRLSHRAHRALVAVNTGALPEGIFESELFGHVKGAFTDARADRIGRFELASGGTLFLDEIANIPPRQQAKLLRVLETGELERVGSSTTRKVDVRMLSATNADLHAECAAGRFREDLLFRLNTVEIKLPPLRDRREDIPALAAHFLSRYATRYRRAVEGFDPTALQLLLAYMWPGNVRELEHAMERAVLMSRTPRIGVSDLGLSSTRTASQSLDELSLEAVEAILIRKALARSTGNVSHAAEALGLSRGALYRRIEKYGL; encoded by the coding sequence ATGACCATGGATCCAGCTACCAACCCGCTCCGCTCCTGCCGCCTCTTGATCGCGGACGATCAGCCCTCCATTCTCGAGGCGCTCGAGATCTTACTGACGCCAGAAGGGTATCGGCTCGATACCCTTCGTACGCCGGCTCTGGTCCTCGAGTGTCTCAACTCGAATGAGTTCGACGGCATCCTTATCGACCTGAATTACACACGTGACACAACCTCGGGGCGAGAGGGATTGGATCTTTTGGCTTCGATTCGCGAACGCGATTCGAAGATTCCGGTAATCGTAATGACTGCCTGGGGCAACGTTGACCTGGCAGTAGAAGCGATGCGGCGCGGCGCAAATGATTTCATCCAAAAGCCCTGGGATAATCCACGCCTGTTGACGATTCTGCGCACGCAGCTTGAGCTGCATCGCGCGCAGAAACGGTCGGAGTGGCTGGAGGCTGAAAACCGTATTCTACGTGCCGATGGAGCCCCAGACTTCATCGCGACAGCGCCATCCATGCATCCAGTTGTTGAATTAATGAGCCGCATCGGTCCCTCGGACGCAAATGTTCTGATCACCGGCGAACACGGGACGGGAAAAGAGATCGTGACACAGACCTTACATCGACTCTCGCATCGTGCCCATCGTGCCCTGGTAGCAGTCAACACAGGCGCGTTGCCTGAAGGAATCTTTGAGAGTGAGCTATTCGGGCACGTCAAGGGTGCCTTCACGGATGCTCGGGCCGACCGTATAGGTCGTTTCGAGTTGGCGAGTGGCGGCACTCTATTTCTCGACGAAATCGCCAATATTCCGCCACGGCAGCAAGCGAAGCTACTGCGTGTGCTTGAAACAGGTGAGTTAGAACGCGTGGGTTCGTCAACAACGCGTAAGGTCGACGTCCGCATGCTCTCGGCCACCAACGCCGATCTTCACGCAGAATGCGCTGCCGGGCGCTTCCGCGAAGACCTGCTTTTTCGCCTCAATACAGTTGAGATTAAACTTCCACCGCTACGCGATCGCCGTGAGGACATCCCCGCACTAGCCGCGCACTTCCTCTCCCGCTACGCTACGAGGTACAGGCGAGCGGTGGAGGGTTTTGATCCAACAGCGCTGCAACTTCTACTTGCGTATATGTGGCCAGGCAATGTACGTGAGCTAGAACACGCCATGGAACGGGCGGTCCTGATGTCTCGCACCCCCCGCATAGGCGTCTCCGATCTGGGGTTGAGCAGCACGCGTACAGCTTCGCAGAGTCTCGATGAACTAAGCCTGGAGGCAGTAGAGGCAATTCTTATTCGCAAAGCATTGGCTCGCTCGACAGGCAATGTCAGCCATGCAGCTGAAGCGCTTGGTCTGAGCAGGGGCGCTCTGTACCGTCGGATCGAGAAGTATGGCCTCTAG
- a CDS encoding TolC family protein gives MELSLHDAITLALENNLDLAIARYNIPIARADILRTQGGGSTRGVNTGVVQNTPGGGIGGFGSGSSGAGAGGTTGGAGGAGTGASGLVQSTLGIGTAVSSYDPTITANVNVQHFTEPLSNISIYGVQLLHSNTITGNFGYSQAFPTGTTFSFILNNDRATNNSPYTYLNPELDTFYRVLFQQDLLAGFGLGPNLRYLRIAKNNQKISDAAFKLQVITTITQVANMYWDLVSAYEDEQVKSHSLDFANQTLDTAHKQLKLQAIPALDVMKDEVEVANREQDLTIARSQLQFQELLIKNALTKNLDDPILEAMPVRPTDLSTVARDSTMAASASTEDVINLALKERIELSESDVDLQNRFISRDTARNALLPSLSLTGYYGGTGLGGPGNPASNVNSTAPISYGGALANAFNNSAPDYYVGLSLNIPLRNRVAKSDQYRSELELRQAELRLQQLRKQIRIEVRNAQYALQQSEARVTAATKARDLSAKTFDITAKEQELGAGSALQTLTARHDLATAESALVAARTTNQKARIEVDRAVGRTLDAYSISIESARTGIESHPPTAVP, from the coding sequence TTGGAGCTTTCGCTCCATGATGCGATCACACTGGCGCTCGAAAATAACCTGGACCTTGCGATCGCTCGGTACAACATTCCGATTGCACGCGCCGATATCCTTCGGACACAAGGAGGTGGTAGCACTCGCGGAGTCAATACAGGTGTTGTGCAGAATACGCCGGGCGGCGGCATCGGAGGATTTGGGTCCGGCTCTTCGGGGGCTGGCGCGGGCGGAACGACAGGAGGAGCGGGAGGGGCAGGCACGGGAGCGTCGGGACTAGTGCAATCCACTCTCGGGATCGGAACCGCAGTCTCCTCGTACGACCCGACGATTACCGCCAACGTCAACGTGCAGCACTTCACAGAGCCGCTCTCGAATATCTCCATCTACGGCGTGCAGTTGCTTCACTCTAATACAATTACCGGCAACTTCGGCTATTCACAAGCCTTTCCGACAGGGACCACATTCTCCTTTATACTCAACAACGATCGCGCCACGAATAACAGTCCCTATACGTATCTCAACCCCGAACTGGATACGTTTTATCGGGTCCTCTTTCAGCAAGATCTGTTGGCTGGTTTCGGGCTGGGGCCGAATCTGCGTTATTTGCGCATTGCGAAGAATAATCAGAAGATCTCCGACGCGGCGTTCAAGCTACAGGTCATCACTACGATTACGCAGGTCGCTAATATGTACTGGGACCTGGTAAGCGCATATGAAGACGAGCAGGTGAAGAGCCACTCGCTGGACTTCGCCAACCAGACGCTCGATACTGCGCACAAGCAGTTGAAGCTACAGGCAATTCCTGCGCTGGATGTGATGAAAGATGAGGTTGAGGTAGCGAACCGGGAGCAGGATTTGACGATCGCTCGTTCGCAGCTACAGTTTCAGGAATTGCTCATCAAGAACGCTCTGACCAAGAATCTCGATGATCCGATCCTCGAAGCGATGCCGGTAAGACCAACGGACCTGAGCACGGTCGCACGCGACTCCACAATGGCTGCGAGCGCTTCGACTGAGGATGTAATCAACCTGGCGCTAAAGGAGCGCATTGAGCTCTCCGAGTCAGATGTCGATCTCCAAAATCGATTCATCAGCCGCGACACCGCTCGCAACGCGCTTCTTCCTTCGCTCTCGCTTACAGGCTACTATGGTGGCACCGGGTTGGGTGGGCCAGGCAATCCTGCTTCGAATGTCAACTCAACGGCTCCCATCAGCTATGGAGGAGCGCTTGCCAACGCATTCAACAACTCCGCCCCTGACTATTATGTGGGCCTCTCGCTGAATATTCCGCTCCGCAACCGGGTAGCGAAATCGGATCAATATCGCTCAGAGCTCGAATTGCGTCAGGCTGAACTTCGGCTGCAACAACTGCGGAAGCAGATCCGCATTGAGGTCCGCAACGCACAGTATGCTTTGCAGCAGAGCGAGGCGCGCGTGACCGCTGCGACCAAGGCGCGCGATCTTTCAGCAAAGACCTTCGACATCACTGCGAAAGAGCAGGAACTTGGCGCAGGCTCCGCACTTCAAACCCTTACCGCTCGGCACGACCTGGCTACGGCCGAATCTGCCCTTGTAGCAGCCCGTACAACAAACCAGAAGGCACGGATCGAGGTTGATCGGGCCGTTGGACGTACGCTTGATGCATACTCTATATCGATAGAATCGGCACGGACCGGTATCGAGAGCCACCCACCTACGGCGGTCCCATAG
- a CDS encoding ABC transporter ATP-binding protein, translating into MIDLRNLERSYKTGHTECSVLRRINLSLAQGEFLTIMGPSGAGKSSLLNVLAMLDDQWRGEFFFDDTAVHALSRKQRSELARKSIGMVFQSYHLLDDLTVAENIDLTLSYKNIPRSERQALVADTLDRFNIVGKKDLFPSQLSGGQQQLVGIARAVIHKPSLLLADEPTGNLHSAQAAEVMQLFRHLNEEGTTVVQVTHSELNASFGTRTIELRDGWLSRDTANPNLTV; encoded by the coding sequence ATGATTGACCTTCGCAATCTCGAACGCAGCTACAAGACCGGGCATACCGAGTGTTCCGTGCTTCGCCGGATCAACCTCTCTCTCGCACAAGGTGAGTTTCTGACGATCATGGGGCCATCAGGAGCGGGCAAGTCGTCGCTCCTGAATGTGCTTGCAATGCTCGATGACCAGTGGCGAGGTGAATTTTTCTTCGACGATACGGCTGTGCATGCTCTCAGCCGCAAACAGCGCAGCGAACTCGCGCGCAAGAGCATCGGCATGGTATTCCAGAGCTACCATCTGCTCGATGACCTGACTGTGGCCGAGAACATCGACCTAACACTCTCGTACAAAAACATTCCGCGCTCTGAGCGGCAGGCGCTGGTGGCAGACACACTGGATCGTTTTAACATTGTGGGCAAGAAGGACTTGTTTCCGTCACAACTCTCGGGTGGCCAGCAACAGCTCGTCGGTATTGCGCGGGCTGTGATCCACAAGCCATCGCTGCTATTGGCGGACGAGCCGACGGGCAACCTTCACTCAGCGCAGGCCGCTGAGGTCATGCAGCTCTTCCGACATCTCAACGAAGAGGGAACGACTGTAGTCCAGGTTACTCACTCGGAGCTTAACGCGAGCTTCGGGACGCGCACCATCGAGCTTCGCGACGGATGGTTGAGCCGCGATACCGCCAATCCAAATCTCACTGTATAG
- a CDS encoding ABC transporter permease, whose product MQFSWLQNVAQDTQYGARQLLRSPGFALTAILTLALGIGANTAIFSLLDQALLRSLPVRDPQQLVVLEGTGKAWEGHSSSHGGDQEAYFSYPMYSDLRDQNKAFQGLIATSPSELSMTWHNAAEIASSEIVSGNYFTVLGAQAYKGRLLTQSDDGAPGANPVAVLSYDFWKNHLGAETNIVGQSLALNGHPFEVIGIAAPGFHSAVWGETPKLFVPMSMLEQVIPGQDKRLSNHKDRWLNILGRLHEGESTEQAQAAMAPLWHALRAEELKALGHEPPRFVLEFLTNSRMLVLPGARGFSYSRDDLQEPLLVVMGMAILVLLISSVNVASLLLVRSAGRVREFSLRVALGARNGRIVGQLLLEGLMIGVLGGTVGLLLAPIALRVLVHRLSGPGDSSYSFSSALDTRTLLFNFGAAVVVSLCFSLAPALQLRRPELTTTLRESSSTGSGGLLSLRRVIVCLQIGLSVLLLVASGLFVRTMQKLRAVDVGFNTNHIVGFGIRPNLAGYTPEKIPALQQHIVDTLSAIPGIEGVAATDDSLFTGSTHGGNISIDGYTPAPDEDIDIEKTAINPAFFSTMQVPLLAGRTFSETDGETSPKVAIVNESFARHFFGSVRNALGHHLVEGDPTKLVFDTEVIGVVRDYKHTGIRDLPEPTLYRPLKQSPTQAVRETYLYLRTATAPADSFQAIRHAMQQLDPTLAFDTMNTMDQQIDEALRDDSIVTLLAVSFGVLATLLAGVGLYGVLAYSTAQRTKEIGIRIALGSSRLAISRIVLIDVLRLAGVGIAIALPLAYGLSHLLRSQLFGVSPADPVTLATTILLVAGVALVAALLPAYRASSTNPMDALHTE is encoded by the coding sequence ATGCAATTTTCTTGGCTTCAAAATGTAGCTCAGGACACGCAATATGGGGCGCGTCAGCTACTGCGTTCGCCGGGCTTTGCGCTGACGGCGATCCTAACGCTGGCGCTTGGGATAGGAGCAAATACCGCAATCTTTTCCCTGCTTGATCAGGCATTGTTGCGCTCGCTGCCAGTGCGCGATCCGCAACAGCTGGTCGTTCTCGAAGGGACGGGCAAGGCCTGGGAGGGCCACAGTAGCAGCCACGGAGGCGATCAAGAAGCGTATTTCTCGTATCCGATGTATAGCGACCTGCGCGATCAGAACAAAGCCTTTCAAGGATTGATCGCTACCTCGCCGTCGGAGCTGAGCATGACATGGCACAATGCCGCGGAGATCGCTTCAAGCGAGATTGTGAGTGGCAATTACTTCACTGTTCTCGGAGCACAGGCTTACAAGGGAAGGTTACTCACCCAGTCCGACGATGGTGCTCCCGGCGCTAACCCAGTTGCAGTTCTCTCGTACGATTTTTGGAAAAACCATCTGGGCGCGGAGACGAATATAGTTGGCCAGAGCCTGGCTCTCAATGGTCATCCCTTCGAGGTGATCGGTATCGCGGCGCCGGGCTTTCATAGCGCGGTGTGGGGGGAGACCCCAAAGTTATTCGTGCCAATGTCCATGCTCGAACAGGTGATCCCAGGGCAAGATAAACGGCTCAGCAACCACAAGGATCGCTGGCTCAATATTCTCGGACGTCTCCATGAGGGAGAATCGACGGAGCAGGCACAGGCCGCCATGGCTCCTCTTTGGCATGCTTTGCGTGCCGAGGAATTGAAGGCCCTGGGACACGAGCCGCCGCGCTTCGTACTGGAATTTCTTACCAATAGCCGCATGCTTGTACTGCCCGGCGCACGTGGATTTTCGTATAGTCGTGATGATCTGCAAGAGCCGCTGCTAGTCGTGATGGGGATGGCCATTCTTGTGTTGTTGATTTCTTCCGTCAACGTGGCGAGCCTGCTGCTGGTCCGCTCGGCTGGGCGAGTTCGTGAGTTTTCGCTGCGGGTCGCGCTAGGGGCACGCAACGGGCGCATCGTGGGACAGCTTTTGCTGGAGGGTCTAATGATTGGGGTCCTCGGCGGCACAGTTGGCCTGTTGCTTGCTCCGATCGCCTTACGTGTCCTGGTACACCGCCTCTCCGGCCCTGGTGATTCTTCTTATTCGTTCTCCTCAGCACTCGATACACGAACTTTGCTCTTCAACTTCGGGGCCGCGGTCGTCGTTAGCCTCTGTTTCAGTCTTGCGCCAGCGCTGCAACTACGCAGGCCGGAACTTACCACAACGCTACGGGAAAGTTCTTCCACCGGCTCCGGTGGTCTGCTGAGCCTGCGTCGCGTAATCGTCTGCTTACAGATCGGTCTGAGCGTTCTGCTATTGGTTGCGTCTGGGCTTTTCGTTCGCACGATGCAGAAGCTGCGCGCTGTGGATGTAGGCTTCAACACAAACCATATCGTGGGCTTCGGCATTCGTCCGAACCTCGCGGGCTATACCCCGGAGAAGATACCGGCACTGCAACAGCATATTGTTGATACGCTGTCCGCGATTCCTGGAATCGAAGGTGTTGCGGCGACCGATGATTCTCTTTTCACCGGCTCTACGCATGGCGGCAACATCAGCATCGACGGCTATACTCCGGCACCAGATGAAGATATTGACATCGAAAAGACGGCCATCAATCCAGCTTTTTTCTCCACCATGCAGGTACCTCTGCTTGCTGGCCGTACCTTTTCCGAGACCGACGGTGAGACCTCGCCGAAGGTCGCGATCGTCAATGAAAGCTTCGCACGACATTTCTTCGGCAGCGTGCGGAATGCGCTCGGCCATCATCTTGTCGAAGGGGACCCAACCAAGCTCGTCTTCGATACTGAAGTCATCGGCGTTGTCCGTGACTACAAACATACCGGCATCCGCGACCTACCGGAACCTACGCTCTACCGTCCTCTCAAGCAGTCGCCCACACAAGCCGTCCGCGAAACCTATTTGTATCTGCGGACCGCAACCGCACCTGCGGACTCCTTCCAAGCCATCCGTCACGCTATGCAGCAACTCGACCCAACGCTGGCTTTCGACACAATGAACACTATGGATCAGCAGATCGATGAAGCCTTGCGCGATGACAGCATCGTCACTCTGCTTGCGGTCTCTTTTGGCGTGCTGGCGACGCTGCTTGCCGGGGTTGGCCTGTACGGTGTGCTCGCTTACTCTACAGCGCAGCGGACGAAGGAGATCGGCATTCGTATAGCGCTGGGTTCGTCGCGACTTGCTATTTCGCGCATTGTATTGATCGATGTACTACGACTCGCAGGAGTTGGAATAGCAATTGCACTGCCTCTTGCGTATGGGTTGAGTCACCTTCTACGCAGCCAGCTCTTCGGAGTTTCTCCTGCCGACCCGGTTACCCTAGCCACGACCATTCTGTTAGTGGCCGGAGTTGCACTTGTCGCTGCGCTGCTCCCGGCATATCGAGCATCTTCTACTAATCCGATGGATGCTCTCCATACGGAGTAG